One part of the Georgfuchsia toluolica genome encodes these proteins:
- the pssA gene encoding CDP-diacylglycerol--serine O-phosphatidyltransferase, whose translation MPVIPRNKVLANPVLRRRGIYILPNLFTTAALFGGFFAIVQAMNGRFEIAAVAIFIAMVLDGIDGRVARLTHTQSAFGAEYDSLSDMVSFGVAPALVAYEWALKGMGKLGWIAAFIYCAGAALRLARFNTQIEEGGKLHDKRFFQGMPSPAAAALIAGLVWVMIDYGWRGDEARWYVCILTIFAGLTMVSNIRYYAGKDINLRRSVPFIFIAGIALFFALVSSYPPGVLFALFLGYALSGYVFSAWSWLSRHKRT comes from the coding sequence ATGCCGGTGATTCCCCGCAACAAGGTATTGGCAAACCCCGTACTTCGCCGCCGCGGCATCTACATACTGCCCAACCTGTTTACAACGGCGGCACTGTTTGGCGGTTTTTTCGCCATCGTGCAGGCCATGAACGGCCGGTTCGAGATTGCCGCCGTTGCCATCTTCATTGCCATGGTGCTCGACGGCATCGATGGCCGGGTTGCCCGCCTCACGCACACGCAAAGCGCTTTTGGCGCCGAATACGACTCACTGTCCGACATGGTGTCGTTTGGCGTGGCGCCCGCGCTCGTCGCCTACGAATGGGCGTTGAAGGGTATGGGCAAGCTGGGCTGGATCGCGGCCTTCATCTACTGCGCCGGGGCGGCGTTGCGCCTGGCGCGCTTCAATACCCAGATCGAGGAGGGCGGCAAGCTCCATGACAAACGCTTCTTCCAGGGCATGCCGAGCCCGGCCGCCGCCGCGCTGATCGCCGGCCTGGTCTGGGTCATGATCGACTATGGCTGGCGCGGCGACGAAGCGCGCTGGTACGTTTGCATCCTGACCATATTCGCCGGCCTCACCATGGTCAGCAACATCCGCTATTACGCGGGGAAAGACATCAATCTGCGGCGCAGCGTGCCTTTCATCTTCATTGCCGGCATCGCCTTGTTCTTTGCCTTGGTATCGAGCTACCCCCCCGGCGTGCTGTTCGCGCTGTTCCTCGGTTACGCCCTGTCCGGTTATGTATTCTCGGCCTGGAGCTGGCTGAGCCGGCACAAACGGACATGA
- a CDS encoding 2-isopropylmalate synthase: protein MAKEQLIIFDTTLRDGEQSPGASMTREEKLRIARQLEKMHVDIIEAGFPAASNGDFEAVRSVAEAIKDSRIAALCRTSDQDISRALEALKPARAGRIHTFIATSPLHMEKKLRMAPEDVIIAAKNAVRFARNGIDDVEFSCEDAGRSEMDFLCRIVETVIKEGATTINIPDTVGYNVPRQYADRICQLRERVPNSDKVIWSVHCHNDLGLAVANSLAAVIAGARQVECTINGLGERAGNAALEEVVMAVRTRQDIFPCDTRIDATHIVPASKLVSSVTGFPVQPNKAIVGANAFAHESGIHQDGVLKHRETYEIMRAEDVGWNTNKLVLGKHSGRTAFRARLKELGIEVDSEQVLNTAFTRFKELADKKHEIFDEDLHALMSEDVVTPEDEYYKLVASAFHSETGETPHAMITLSAGGAEHRAEAQGSGPVDAAFKAIESVARSDADLQLYSVNAITTGTDAQGEVTVRLAKGSRIVNGLGADTDIIVASARAYINALNKLRSVAERLNPQL, encoded by the coding sequence ATGGCAAAAGAACAATTGATCATTTTCGATACCACCTTGCGCGACGGCGAACAAAGCCCCGGCGCCTCGATGACGCGCGAAGAAAAATTGCGCATTGCGCGACAACTGGAAAAAATGCACGTCGATATCATCGAAGCCGGCTTCCCGGCCGCGTCGAACGGCGACTTCGAGGCGGTCCGGTCGGTGGCCGAGGCCATCAAGGACAGCCGCATCGCCGCCTTGTGCCGCACCTCGGACCAGGATATTTCGCGCGCACTCGAAGCGCTGAAGCCGGCGCGCGCCGGGCGCATCCATACCTTCATCGCGACCAGTCCGCTGCATATGGAAAAGAAATTGCGCATGGCGCCCGAGGACGTCATCATCGCGGCGAAGAACGCCGTGCGCTTCGCCCGCAACGGCATCGATGATGTGGAATTCTCCTGCGAGGACGCTGGGCGTTCCGAGATGGATTTCCTGTGCCGCATCGTCGAGACGGTGATCAAGGAAGGCGCGACGACCATCAACATTCCCGATACCGTCGGCTACAACGTGCCCCGGCAGTATGCCGATCGTATCTGTCAGTTGCGCGAGCGCGTGCCGAATTCGGACAAGGTGATCTGGTCGGTGCATTGCCACAACGACCTCGGCCTCGCCGTCGCCAACTCGCTCGCTGCGGTCATCGCCGGCGCGCGCCAGGTCGAATGCACCATCAACGGCCTCGGTGAGCGTGCCGGCAACGCGGCGCTGGAAGAAGTCGTCATGGCGGTGCGCACGCGGCAGGACATCTTCCCCTGCGACACCCGCATTGACGCCACCCATATCGTGCCAGCCTCGAAGCTGGTTTCCAGCGTCACCGGCTTTCCGGTCCAGCCCAACAAGGCTATCGTCGGCGCCAACGCCTTCGCCCACGAATCCGGCATTCATCAGGACGGCGTGCTCAAGCATCGCGAGACCTACGAAATCATGCGTGCCGAAGACGTCGGCTGGAATACCAACAAGCTCGTGCTCGGCAAGCATTCCGGGCGCACGGCCTTCCGCGCGCGCCTCAAGGAACTCGGCATCGAGGTCGATTCGGAACAGGTGCTGAACACGGCTTTCACTCGCTTCAAGGAACTCGCCGACAAAAAGCACGAGATCTTCGATGAAGACTTGCATGCCCTCATGTCGGAAGATGTCGTCACGCCGGAAGACGAGTACTACAAGCTCGTGGCATCCGCCTTCCATTCCGAGACCGGCGAAACGCCCCATGCCATGATCACGCTGTCCGCCGGCGGCGCCGAGCATCGTGCCGAGGCGCAAGGCAGCGGCCCGGTGGATGCCGCCTTCAAGGCCATCGAGAGCGTGGCCAGGAGCGACGCCGACCTGCAGCTCTATTCGGTCAACGCAATCACTACCGGCACCGATGCGCAGGGCGAAGTGACCGTGCGTCTGGCCAAGGGCAGCCGCATCGTGAATGGCCTCGGCGCCGATACGGACATCATCGTCGCTTCGGCACGCGCCTACATCAATGCGCTGAACAAATTACGCTCGGTAGCGGAACGGCTTAATCCGCAGTTGTAG
- a CDS encoding phosphatidylserine decarboxylase, translating to MKPQYPHPLIAREGWPFLGAAVAASILVTVMNGWCWSIPLWIISLFVLQFFRDPPRQVPTGEKDVLSPADGRIVAIVPARDPWLQRDTLKLSVFMNVFNVHSNRSPIDGVVIQRWYHPGAFVNAALDKASVENERNALHLRNAKGQDVTCVQVAGLIARRILCYVDAGARLARGQRYGFIRFGSRVDVYLPPDSRVKVVIGEKVRATSTVLAELP from the coding sequence ATGAAACCTCAATATCCTCACCCGCTGATCGCCCGCGAAGGCTGGCCGTTTCTCGGCGCCGCGGTGGCCGCGTCGATACTGGTGACGGTAATGAACGGCTGGTGCTGGTCAATTCCGCTGTGGATCATTTCCCTGTTCGTATTGCAGTTCTTCCGCGATCCGCCGCGCCAGGTGCCGACCGGCGAGAAGGATGTACTGTCGCCCGCCGACGGCCGCATCGTCGCCATCGTACCGGCGCGCGACCCCTGGCTGCAGCGCGATACGCTCAAGCTCAGCGTGTTCATGAACGTATTCAATGTGCATTCGAATCGCAGCCCCATCGACGGCGTGGTGATCCAGCGCTGGTATCACCCCGGCGCCTTCGTCAATGCGGCGCTGGACAAGGCCTCGGTCGAGAACGAACGCAATGCGCTGCATTTGCGTAATGCGAAGGGACAGGACGTCACCTGTGTGCAGGTGGCTGGCCTGATCGCGCGCCGCATCCTCTGCTACGTGGATGCAGGCGCCAGACTGGCCCGGGGCCAGCGCTACGGCTTCATCCGCTTCGGTTCGCGCGTCGATGTGTACCTGCCGCCCGATTCGCGTGTCAAGGTCGTCATTGGCGAGAAAGTCAGGGCGACCAGCACGGTACTGGCCGAATTGCCATAG
- the ilvC gene encoding ketol-acid reductoisomerase — protein sequence MKVYYDKDADLSLIKGKKVTIVGYGSQGHAHAQNLKDSGVKVTVGLRKDGASWDKASKAGHKVEEVAKAVKAADVVMILLPDENIPQVYYQDVEPNIKQGGVLAFAHGFNVHYNQVVPRADLDVIMIAPKGPGHTVRSEYLKGGGVPSLIAVYQDQSGKAKDLALSYAAANGGTKGGVIETNFREETETDLFGEQAVLCGGVVELIKAGYETLTEAGYAPEMAYFECLHEVKLIVDLIYEGGIANMNYSISNNAEYGEYVTGPKVIAGEARAAMKEALANIQSGDYAKRFILEGRTNYPEMTARRRLTAAHPIEQVGAKLREMMPWIRKNKLVDQSKN from the coding sequence ATGAAAGTTTATTACGACAAGGATGCCGACCTTTCCCTGATCAAGGGCAAGAAGGTCACTATCGTCGGCTATGGTTCGCAGGGCCACGCCCACGCGCAAAACCTGAAGGATTCCGGCGTCAAGGTGACGGTTGGCCTGCGCAAGGACGGTGCTTCCTGGGACAAGGCCAGCAAGGCCGGACACAAGGTGGAAGAAGTCGCCAAGGCGGTCAAGGCTGCCGATGTGGTGATGATCCTGCTGCCCGATGAAAACATTCCGCAGGTGTATTACCAGGATGTCGAGCCCAACATCAAGCAAGGCGGCGTGCTGGCTTTTGCCCACGGCTTCAACGTCCATTACAACCAGGTGGTGCCGCGTGCCGATCTGGATGTCATCATGATCGCGCCCAAGGGCCCCGGCCATACCGTGCGTTCCGAATACCTCAAGGGCGGCGGCGTGCCGTCGCTGATCGCGGTATATCAGGACCAGTCGGGCAAGGCCAAGGATCTGGCCCTGTCCTATGCTGCTGCCAACGGCGGCACCAAGGGCGGCGTGATCGAAACCAACTTCCGCGAAGAGACCGAGACCGATCTGTTCGGCGAGCAGGCGGTGCTGTGCGGCGGCGTGGTCGAGCTGATCAAGGCCGGCTACGAAACCCTGACCGAAGCCGGCTATGCGCCCGAGATGGCCTATTTCGAATGCCTGCATGAAGTGAAGCTGATCGTCGACCTGATCTACGAAGGCGGCATCGCCAACATGAACTACTCGATCTCGAACAATGCCGAATACGGCGAGTATGTGACCGGACCCAAGGTGATCGCGGGTGAGGCGCGCGCCGCCATGAAGGAGGCCCTGGCCAACATCCAGAGCGGCGATTATGCCAAGCGTTTCATCCTCGAAGGCCGCACCAACTACCCCGAGATGACGGCGCGCCGCCGCCTCACCGCCGCGCATCCGATCGAACAGGTTGGGGCCAAGCTGCGCGAGATGATGCCCTGGATCAGGAAGAACAAACTGGTCGATCAGAGCAAGAACTGA